A window of Kribbella sp. NBC_00382 genomic DNA:
GGTGGGCGGTCATTCCTGGTACTCCTACGGTGCCAGCTCGACCGCGAAGCGAGACGTCCGTGGATCGAACGCGATCCAGTGGCGAATGATGAGCGACGCGCTGAACTCCGGCGCGTTCGTGTACGACCTACGGGGCATCACCGACACCTTGGACCCGAACGACTCGCATGTCGGGTTGATCCAGTTCAAGACCGGCACCGGCGGCGAAGCCGTCGAGTACGTCGGTGAGTGGGATCTGCCGTTGAACAAGGCGCTCTACACCGCATTCGACCTCTACATGAGACGGCGATGACAACATGCCCCTGATCCTGCACATCGATTCCGATCGATGGCGCGACCATCTACGTTCCACGTGGAACCCCGACATCGTCCCGGTCGCCAAGGGCAACGGGTACGGCGTCGGTAACACCCGGCTGCTGGCCGAGTCCCGGGCGCTCGGCGCGCGGACGGTGGCGGTCGGGACGTACAACGAGGTCCCGCCGGACTTCAAGGACGACGTCGTGGTGCTCACGCCGTGGCGGCCGTTCCTGGAGATCCCGCAGGGCAAGAACGTCATCCACACGGTCAGCCGGCTGGCCGACCTGGTCTCGATCCCGGCCGGCAGCCGGGTACTGATCGAGGTCCAGACGTCGATGCGGCGGCACGGCATCGGCGCCCGCGAACTGCGCCACACGATGCTGCTGAACGCGCTGGACCGGATCAAGTTCGAGGGCTGGTCGCTGCACTTCCCGATGGGCGCGGGCGGTACGTCCGCGAACATCAGGGAGGCTCAGGAGCTCAGTCGCGCCGCCCGCGCGGTCCGCAACGGACCGGTCTGGGTGTCGCACGTACCGGCCCAGAAGCTCGCCGACATCGGCGAGAACGTGAAGCTCCGGATGGGTACCGGCCTCTGGCTCGGTGACCGTGGCGCGTTCACCGTGCGGGCGACCGTGCTCGACGTGCACTCGGTCCGCCGCGGCGAACGTGTCGGCTACCGGCAGCGCCGGGTGGCCGGCGACGGGCACATTCTGGTGGTCTCCGGCGGTACCGCCCACGGCGTCGGCCTGGAGGCACCGACCGCGGCGGCGACCGTCCGGCAGCGCGCGATCGCGATGGCCAAGGGCAGTCTGGACGCCGCCGGGATGGCGTTGTCGCCGTTCACGATAGAGGGCAAGCAACGCTGGTTCGCCGAGCCGCCGCACATGCAGGCGAGCATGCTGTTCCTGCCGTCCTCAGTGGCGCCGCCGGCCGTCGGCGACGAGGTGGGCGTCGACGTCCGCTTCACCACCACGGTGTTCGACAAGATCTCGATGGACTGAGCCCGGGCTTGACTTCAGGTGCACCTGAAGTTCGAGCCTTGGCTGTATGGCTGAACACAACTTCTTGGCCGGCCTCCGGCTCGGCGCCGGGGACACCTGTGTGGATGTGGGCTGTGGCGACGGGGGCGCCACCGCCGAGCTCGTCCGCGCGCACGTGAAGGCGATCGGTGTCGACCCGGATCCCGCGGTGATCGCCGCCGCGAGCGCGCGCACACCGGGGGCGGTGTTTCACGTGGCACATTCCGGCGACCTGCCGCTCGAGGACGAATCGGTCGACGGCTACCACGCCGCCAACCTCTTCCACCTCCTGCCCGATCCACTGCCCACCTTGGCGGAGGCCCAGCGGGTACTACGCCCTGGCGGGCGGATCGCGCTGATCGGCCAGGACTACGGCTTCCTGATGCTGGACAGCGACGACCAGGATCTGACCGACGTGATCGGCCTCGGTCTGGAGTCCCGATGGGTGGCGCCGCGGGCCGCGCGGAGTTATCGCGATCTCCTCCTCGGCACCGGGTTCGACGAGGTGGAGGTCAGGGTCCACGCGCGGGTGACCACCGACTACGGGCAACTGGCCGATGACCTGGCGGAGGCCGCATCGGCTTCAGTCAAGAAGGCGTTGATCACCCGAGAGGACGCCGACGGCTGGCTGGCCGAGCAGGCCGACCGAGGCCGGCGCGATCGCTTCCTCGGCATCGCGCCGATCCTCATGGTCACCGGCACCCGTTAACTCACAGCCCGAGCCTCAGCCGGCCTTGAGACCGCCGCGCCAGCGGACGGTCGGGAGCAGGGCTTCCAGGTTCACCCGATCCTTGTACTCGGCAACGATCGGGAACAGCGACTCGATCAGCGTCTCCGACAGCAAGTGCGGCTGCAGGCCGAGGCCGACCAGGCCGGTGTGCTTGACGTTGTAGTAGTGCTCCGGCTGCTCGACCCGCGGGTTCTCCAGGTGGTCGACCTGGACCGGACCGGGGAAGCACTCGGCCACCTTCTCGGCGATCTCGCCGACCGAGTAGCTCTCGGTCATCTGGTTGAAGACCCGGAACTCGCCCACGTCCGCAGGGTTCTCGACCGCGAGCCGGATGCACTCGATGGTGTCCCGGATGTCCAGCAGGCCACGGGTCTGGCCGCCGGTGCCGTAGACGGTCAGTGGCTCACCGAGCACAGCCTGGATGACGAAGCGGTTCAGCACCGTGCCGAACACGGCGTCGTAGTCCAACCGCGTGGCCAGCCGCGGATCCCGGATCGTCTGAGGCGTCTGCTGGCCGTAGACCACGCCCTGGTTGAGATCGGTGACGCGCAGTCCCCAGACCCGGCAGCCGAACTCCAGGTTGTGCGAGTCGTGCACCTTGCTCAGGTGGTAGAACGAGCCCGGCTTCTTCGGATAGAGCATCCGGTCCTTGCGCCCGTTGTGCTCGACCTCCAGCCAGCCCTCCTCGATGTCGATGTTGGGGGTTCCGTACTCCCCCATCGTGCCGAGTTTGACCAGGTGGATGTCCGGGTCGATCTCGGCCATGGCGTACATCAGGTTGAGGGTGCCGATCACGTTGTTCTGCTGCGTGTACACGGCGTGCTGCCGGTCGATCATCGAGTACGGAGCGGCCCGCTGCTCGGCGAAGTGCACAATCGCCTCGGGCCGGAACTCACGAAGTACCCGGTAGAGGAAGTCGGCGTCGCACAGATCACCGGTGTACGCCGTGATCTGTTGCCCGGACACCTCTTGCCAGGCGGCGACCCGGGTGTCGAGGTCTTCGATCGGGACCAGGCTGTCGACACCGAGTTCACGGTCGTAACCTCGCCGCGCGAAGTTGTCGAGCACCGCTGTCTGATGTCCGCTGTCGGACAGATGCAGTGCTGTCGGCCACCCCAGGTAACCGTCACCACCCAGGACGAGAACGCGCACGGACCAACCACCTTCCGGACGGAAATGTTGCCTTTGTCCTGTCATGTGTACCCAGCCAGTGCAGGATTCACCTGCGTGGAAGCTGGCAATCTCCTGTGAATTCGGTCGCAGCGGCAACGGTTGGGGCGGACGATGCAGAATGGGCTGGATGCAAGAACATGCCGGAGCCTTCAGCAACGCCACCGGGCGCGCCCTCGAGCAGGGCGGCGCCGACCAGCCGCGGTATCGCCGCTATCAACGAGAACTGA
This region includes:
- a CDS encoding alanine racemase; the protein is MPLILHIDSDRWRDHLRSTWNPDIVPVAKGNGYGVGNTRLLAESRALGARTVAVGTYNEVPPDFKDDVVVLTPWRPFLEIPQGKNVIHTVSRLADLVSIPAGSRVLIEVQTSMRRHGIGARELRHTMLLNALDRIKFEGWSLHFPMGAGGTSANIREAQELSRAARAVRNGPVWVSHVPAQKLADIGENVKLRMGTGLWLGDRGAFTVRATVLDVHSVRRGERVGYRQRRVAGDGHILVVSGGTAHGVGLEAPTAAATVRQRAIAMAKGSLDAAGMALSPFTIEGKQRWFAEPPHMQASMLFLPSSVAPPAVGDEVGVDVRFTTTVFDKISMD
- a CDS encoding NAD-dependent epimerase/dehydratase family protein — its product is MRVLVLGGDGYLGWPTALHLSDSGHQTAVLDNFARRGYDRELGVDSLVPIEDLDTRVAAWQEVSGQQITAYTGDLCDADFLYRVLREFRPEAIVHFAEQRAAPYSMIDRQHAVYTQQNNVIGTLNLMYAMAEIDPDIHLVKLGTMGEYGTPNIDIEEGWLEVEHNGRKDRMLYPKKPGSFYHLSKVHDSHNLEFGCRVWGLRVTDLNQGVVYGQQTPQTIRDPRLATRLDYDAVFGTVLNRFVIQAVLGEPLTVYGTGGQTRGLLDIRDTIECIRLAVENPADVGEFRVFNQMTESYSVGEIAEKVAECFPGPVQVDHLENPRVEQPEHYYNVKHTGLVGLGLQPHLLSETLIESLFPIVAEYKDRVNLEALLPTVRWRGGLKAG
- a CDS encoding methyltransferase domain-containing protein, which codes for MAEHNFLAGLRLGAGDTCVDVGCGDGGATAELVRAHVKAIGVDPDPAVIAAASARTPGAVFHVAHSGDLPLEDESVDGYHAANLFHLLPDPLPTLAEAQRVLRPGGRIALIGQDYGFLMLDSDDQDLTDVIGLGLESRWVAPRAARSYRDLLLGTGFDEVEVRVHARVTTDYGQLADDLAEAASASVKKALITREDADGWLAEQADRGRRDRFLGIAPILMVTGTR